From one Methanocalculus alkaliphilus genomic stretch:
- the pyrE gene encoding orotate phosphoribosyltransferase, translated as MVIDLRELLIRFRAVEFGEFTLASGQKSSYYVDVKQAVTEPELLSAIGATVAEEFDFDCIAGVAVGGVPLAVAVSLASGKPYAIIRATGKDHGKADTVIGRVSGKRVLLIEDVTTSGGSAVYGVLELRKAGAITDRVVTVVDREQGAEASLATYGISLSPLLRVSALFE; from the coding sequence ATGGTAATCGATCTCCGGGAACTTCTCATCCGGTTCCGCGCAGTTGAATTTGGGGAATTTACCCTCGCATCCGGACAGAAGAGCTCATATTATGTGGATGTCAAGCAGGCGGTGACAGAGCCCGAACTCCTCTCTGCGATCGGCGCGACTGTTGCAGAAGAGTTTGACTTTGATTGTATCGCCGGTGTTGCTGTCGGAGGTGTCCCCCTTGCTGTCGCCGTCTCCCTTGCTTCTGGGAAACCGTACGCGATCATACGTGCAACCGGAAAGGATCACGGCAAGGCAGACACAGTCATCGGCCGTGTATCAGGGAAACGGGTTCTTCTCATCGAGGATGTGACGACCTCAGGTGGATCTGCCGTGTATGGTGTTCTAGAATTACGAAAAGCAGGAGCAATAACTGATCGGGTAGTGACGGTTGTTGATCGGGAACAGGGTGCGGAAGCATCCCTTGCCACATATGGAATCTCACTCTCACCCCTGCTCCGGGTGAGCGCACTCTTTGAGTGA
- the tes gene encoding tetraether lipid synthase Tes encodes MEIKRTKSICPVCRTVIDADLIEEENAIWIHRTCPEHGPFRSLYWSDAQMFRRFDTYNAIGEGITTAKKPDERKGCPLDCGICESHHSGTLLANVDLTNRCNLNCDFCFANARACGFIYEPTFEEIIAIFRRLRDQKPVPPPAVQLSGGEPTMREDLPEIIRMAKELGFKQVQVATNGIKLAQDESLAGKLKRAGVSTIYLHFDGVTKETNPLLQMNKKAIENCRREKVGMVLVPTIIGGKNIHEAGAIIRFAADNVDVVRGVNFQPVAFTGAATDDEMLKERITIPDLLHGIENQTCGILKADDFYPIPCVGPIIDLVKAYTDRPQIQFTAHPHCGAATYLFVTEEGMVPVNRMVDVDTFFSSIDMIAGNMKKGGSINKYRALLEGVRNLKGSLNKDSNYTFDFHGLIADALIHQNFDALRKFHWNALFIGTMHFMDNHNYDLDRVSRCCIHYATPDGRIIPFCTYNSGPVWREEVWKKHAQTPE; translated from the coding sequence ATGGAGATTAAAAGAACAAAAAGCATCTGCCCTGTCTGCAGAACGGTGATTGATGCAGATCTCATCGAAGAGGAGAATGCGATCTGGATCCACCGCACCTGCCCGGAACATGGTCCCTTCAGGTCGCTGTACTGGTCTGATGCCCAGATGTTTCGCCGGTTTGATACGTATAACGCCATCGGAGAGGGGATCACCACCGCAAAAAAGCCGGATGAGAGGAAGGGGTGCCCCCTGGACTGTGGCATCTGTGAGAGCCACCACTCGGGAACCCTGCTTGCCAATGTTGATCTGACAAACAGATGTAATCTGAATTGTGACTTCTGTTTTGCAAATGCTCGTGCATGCGGTTTTATCTACGAGCCGACATTTGAGGAGATCATTGCTATCTTCCGTCGCCTCAGAGATCAGAAGCCTGTTCCTCCCCCCGCGGTTCAGCTATCCGGAGGAGAGCCGACGATGCGCGAGGATCTCCCTGAAATCATCAGAATGGCCAAGGAACTGGGATTCAAACAGGTTCAGGTCGCAACAAACGGCATCAAACTCGCGCAGGACGAATCGCTTGCAGGGAAATTGAAGCGGGCCGGGGTTTCAACAATATACCTCCATTTTGATGGCGTCACCAAAGAGACAAACCCTCTTCTCCAGATGAATAAAAAGGCAATTGAGAACTGCCGGAGAGAGAAGGTCGGCATGGTTCTCGTCCCTACGATCATCGGGGGGAAGAATATTCATGAAGCAGGGGCGATCATCAGGTTTGCGGCAGATAATGTCGATGTCGTCAGGGGAGTCAACTTCCAGCCTGTTGCATTCACCGGTGCGGCAACAGATGACGAGATGCTGAAGGAACGAATTACGATACCCGACCTCCTCCATGGTATTGAGAATCAGACCTGCGGTATCCTCAAAGCAGATGACTTCTATCCAATCCCATGCGTCGGACCGATCATCGATCTGGTGAAGGCATATACAGATCGGCCACAGATACAGTTTACGGCACACCCCCATTGCGGCGCAGCCACATACCTCTTCGTCACTGAGGAGGGAATGGTTCCGGTCAACAGAATGGTTGATGTCGATACGTTCTTCTCATCCATCGACATGATTGCAGGCAATATGAAGAAAGGGGGAAGTATCAACAAATACCGGGCACTTCTTGAGGGAGTTCGGAATTTAAAAGGGTCCCTGAATAAAGATAGCAATTATACATTCGATTTCCACGGACTTATTGCAGATGCACTCATCCACCAGAACTTCGATGCACTTCGGAAGTTCCACTGGAATGCACTCTTCATCGGTACGATGCATTTCATGGACAATCATAATTATGACCTTGACCGGGTGAGCCGGTGCTGTATCCATTATGCCACCCCGGACGGGAGGATCATCCCCTTCTGCACCTATAACAGCGGGCCTGTCTGGCGTGAGGAAGTCTGGAAGAAACATGCCCAAACCCCTGAATAA
- a CDS encoding CDP-2,3-bis-(O-geranylgeranyl)-sn-glycerol synthase produces the protein MLPAYVPNPVAAAAGGGRPIDGGRYWRDGRRIFGDGKTLRGLFIGIGGGLVIGSAQIAAQSYPVFSSLPEHTLLSVLLLSAGALLGDLGKSFFKRRRNLERGAQWPVADQYDLVIGAFVLLVIFNLTWTLSVVTLPMALAILIITPLLHRGANLLGYALGIKEVPW, from the coding sequence ATGTTGCCGGCATATGTTCCAAACCCTGTGGCTGCGGCGGCCGGTGGTGGACGGCCGATCGACGGGGGGCGCTACTGGCGTGATGGACGGCGAATCTTTGGTGATGGGAAGACCCTGCGGGGGCTCTTCATAGGTATTGGTGGCGGCCTCGTCATCGGCTCAGCCCAGATAGCTGCCCAGTCATACCCTGTCTTCTCATCTCTTCCTGAGCATACCCTGCTCTCCGTACTCCTCCTCTCTGCGGGTGCACTCCTTGGCGATCTCGGAAAGAGTTTCTTTAAACGAAGAAGAAATCTCGAGAGGGGGGCACAATGGCCTGTTGCTGATCAGTATGACCTGGTCATCGGGGCTTTTGTACTCCTGGTCATCTTCAATCTTACATGGACGCTCTCGGTCGTCACTCTCCCGATGGCTCTTGCGATTCTGATCATCACCCCGCTTCTTCACCGTGGGGCAAATCTTCTTGGCTATGCACTTGGCATTAAAGAGGTACCATGGTAA
- the argF gene encoding ornithine carbamoyltransferase, translating into MKRTILSILDLTADEIGTLLDDAIRLKKERSDGVAHPHLAGKTLGMIFEKSSTRTRISFDVGMYELGGYALYLNPRDMQLDRGEAIPDTARVLSRYLSAAMIRANSHSSIETLSDNSTIPVINGLSDKEHPCQILADLMTLKERFGDLSGLHLAWVGDGNNVCNSLILSTILTGMKVSVAVPPGYEPDPDCIRRAEARGNVTFHRRPEEAVAGADAVYTDTWISMGNEDEQDARLKAFAPYSVTSALLSHASEDAVVLHCLPAHRGLEITDEVLDGPQSVVWDQAENRLHAQKSLLVALIGKRD; encoded by the coding sequence ATGAAACGGACGATACTCTCAATTCTTGATCTCACAGCAGATGAGATCGGCACCCTCCTCGATGATGCGATCCGCCTGAAGAAGGAGCGTTCAGACGGGGTGGCTCACCCCCATCTTGCCGGAAAGACCCTCGGAATGATCTTTGAGAAGTCATCGACGAGGACACGCATCTCTTTTGATGTCGGTATGTATGAGCTTGGGGGCTACGCCCTCTATCTCAACCCCCGTGATATGCAGCTTGACCGGGGTGAGGCGATCCCGGATACCGCCCGGGTCCTCTCACGGTACCTCTCAGCAGCGATGATCCGGGCCAATTCCCACTCATCCATCGAGACCCTCTCGGACAACTCCACAATCCCCGTAATTAACGGGCTGTCTGATAAAGAACACCCCTGCCAGATCCTCGCCGACCTGATGACACTGAAGGAGCGGTTCGGTGATCTCTCAGGGCTCCATCTTGCCTGGGTCGGGGATGGCAATAATGTCTGCAACTCCCTGATTCTTTCAACGATCCTGACCGGGATGAAGGTCTCTGTTGCTGTACCGCCTGGATATGAACCGGATCCGGATTGTATCAGGCGTGCTGAAGCCAGAGGGAATGTTACGTTCCACAGAAGACCGGAAGAGGCTGTGGCAGGGGCGGACGCGGTCTATACGGATACCTGGATCTCTATGGGCAACGAGGATGAGCAGGATGCACGCCTGAAGGCATTTGCGCCGTACAGCGTCACCAGCGCGCTTCTCTCACATGCTTCTGAGGATGCGGTCGTCCTCCACTGCCTCCCGGCACATCGTGGCCTTGAGATTACCGATGAGGTACTTGACGGGCCGCAGAGTGTTGTCTGGGATCAGGCAGAGAACCGGCTGCATGCACAGAAGTCTCTTCTGGTCGCTTTGATTGGAAAAAGAGATTAA
- the purD gene encoding phosphoribosylamine--glycine ligase, protein MTMKYLVVGGGGREHALAQVISCDPEAVLYAVNSNNNPGIASLSRETLVKKETDVDAIVSYAKEMGIDYAVIGPEAPLMAGLVDALLEIGIGCLGPTQAAARIETDKAFCRRLMKEYQIDGLPLYRIFDDHDEAEAFIRDHGEDLVIKPIGLTGGKGVKVMGEHVDQAGAIEYLRSIDGGVVIEERLLGEEFTMMAFADGRSLFPMPLVQDHKRAFEGDTGPNTGGMGSYSLPDHSLPFVTDADYAAALRIMHDVVAALDHSGTTYRGILYGQFMNTATGPKVIEFNARFGDPEAMNVLSILSSGFTEIIARVADGTLRQSDVRFDPKATVCKYVVPAGYPDAPVAGDPIGLPAAHDARLYFANVRPDHGTIYTQSSRSLAFVGVGDTLADAERSAESAASRVTGNVRYRSDIGREEIVARRIAHMKEIR, encoded by the coding sequence ATGACCATGAAGTATCTGGTTGTAGGCGGTGGCGGACGGGAGCATGCACTGGCCCAGGTGATCTCATGCGACCCTGAGGCCGTCCTCTACGCCGTAAATTCAAATAATAATCCCGGCATCGCTTCGCTCTCGAGGGAAACCCTGGTAAAAAAAGAGACTGATGTGGATGCCATCGTATCCTATGCAAAGGAGATGGGTATCGACTACGCCGTCATCGGACCTGAAGCGCCGCTCATGGCGGGCCTTGTCGATGCGCTTCTGGAGATCGGTATCGGGTGTCTTGGCCCGACACAGGCGGCAGCGAGGATCGAGACCGATAAGGCATTCTGCCGCAGGTTAATGAAGGAGTATCAAATTGACGGTCTCCCGTTATATCGAATCTTTGATGATCATGATGAAGCCGAGGCATTCATCAGGGATCATGGGGAGGATCTCGTCATCAAGCCGATCGGCCTGACCGGAGGGAAAGGCGTCAAGGTGATGGGTGAGCATGTTGATCAGGCCGGTGCCATCGAGTACCTGCGATCCATCGACGGCGGTGTCGTCATTGAGGAGCGCCTCCTTGGTGAGGAGTTTACGATGATGGCATTTGCTGATGGCCGCTCGCTCTTTCCCATGCCACTTGTTCAGGATCATAAACGGGCATTCGAGGGTGATACCGGGCCAAATACCGGCGGCATGGGGTCCTATTCACTTCCTGATCACAGCCTCCCGTTTGTCACTGATGCCGATTATGCTGCAGCTCTTCGGATCATGCATGATGTTGTCGCTGCACTTGATCATTCGGGCACGACCTATCGGGGTATCCTGTATGGCCAGTTTATGAATACCGCAACCGGCCCGAAGGTTATCGAATTTAATGCGCGATTTGGCGATCCCGAGGCGATGAACGTCCTCTCGATCCTCTCGTCCGGCTTCACTGAGATCATCGCCCGGGTTGCGGATGGGACGCTCCGGCAATCCGATGTCCGGTTTGATCCGAAGGCCACGGTCTGCAAATATGTTGTTCCAGCCGGTTATCCGGATGCGCCTGTTGCAGGAGATCCCATCGGCCTTCCAGCTGCCCATGATGCACGTCTCTACTTTGCCAATGTCCGGCCGGACCATGGGACAATATATACCCAGTCCTCACGCTCTCTTGCATTTGTCGGTGTCGGGGATACCCTTGCAGATGCTGAGCGCTCTGCTGAGTCTGCTGCATCCCGGGTTACCGGAAATGTGCGGTACCGGTCGGATATCGGGAGAGAGGAGATCGTTGCCCGCCGAATCGCTCATATGAAGGAAATACGATGA
- a CDS encoding UPF0058 family protein, with translation MHKDELIALHQMLSEIKDHFEELHSTLSFSEYDALKINPSHVHKSKLEHKYAIFILATELANAMSDVDFASSGRISSRMKELAERALKEIECAQ, from the coding sequence ATGCACAAAGATGAGTTGATCGCCCTCCATCAGATGTTGTCTGAAATTAAGGATCACTTCGAAGAACTCCATAGTACTCTATCTTTTTCAGAATATGATGCTCTTAAGATCAACCCCTCACATGTTCATAAGAGCAAACTGGAACATAAATATGCCATCTTCATCCTTGCCACCGAACTGGCAAATGCGATGAGTGATGTTGATTTTGCTTCATCAGGGAGGATTTCATCGCGTATGAAAGAACTCGCTGAAAGGGCATTAAAAGAGATTGAGTGTGCTCAATGA
- a CDS encoding ATP-grasp domain-containing protein yields the protein MIRIVRKPTDTPDDNSTQMVIDALDVMGAEYEILSLQELNPFAIRYSGDLIWICGIRQDGVEFELIKALALKNRLVNTPEAIATCASKVLTSALLTHHGVPTPETLFTASRHMVDEFLQTHGKAVYKPVYGFDGDGIFLFSDVGDLADPPYYVQEYIRNDRDFRVFVIGYQAAGAIYRQSPHLTHNIHQGGVGTPVEIDTSMREISEAAARAVGIDYCGVDLLKTEDGYTVLEVNGTPNWHCMAAPIPELLAEYFVSEEKKMR from the coding sequence ATGATTCGAATTGTCCGAAAACCGACTGATACCCCGGATGACAACTCCACGCAGATGGTCATCGACGCGCTTGACGTAATGGGCGCAGAGTATGAGATCCTCTCATTACAGGAACTCAATCCGTTCGCCATCAGATACAGCGGCGATCTCATCTGGATCTGTGGGATCCGCCAGGATGGTGTTGAGTTTGAACTTATCAAGGCCCTTGCACTCAAAAACCGCCTGGTCAATACCCCGGAAGCAATCGCAACCTGTGCAAGCAAGGTGCTCACCTCAGCATTGCTCACACATCATGGTGTACCAACTCCGGAGACCCTTTTTACCGCATCCAGGCATATGGTTGATGAATTCCTCCAGACACATGGAAAGGCCGTTTATAAACCGGTATACGGGTTTGACGGGGATGGCATCTTCCTCTTCTCTGATGTAGGGGATCTCGCAGATCCACCCTACTATGTCCAGGAATATATCAGAAACGACCGGGACTTCCGGGTCTTTGTGATCGGGTATCAGGCGGCAGGTGCCATCTACCGGCAGTCACCGCACCTGACCCATAATATCCACCAGGGCGGAGTCGGGACACCGGTTGAGATAGATACCAGTATGCGTGAGATTTCGGAGGCAGCTGCCCGGGCAGTGGGGATAGATTACTGTGGTGTTGATCTCCTCAAAACCGAAGACGGCTATACCGTCCTTGAGGTGAACGGAACACCAAACTGGCACTGTATGGCTGCACCAATACCAGAACTTCTTGCAGAATATTTCGTATCGGAAGAGAAGAAAATGAGATAG